In the genome of Pseudorca crassidens isolate mPseCra1 chromosome 12, mPseCra1.hap1, whole genome shotgun sequence, one region contains:
- the IER3IP1 gene encoding immediate early response 3-interacting protein 1, which produces MAFTLYSLLQAALLCVNAVAVLHEERFLKNIGWATDQGIGGFGEEPGIKSQLMNLIRSVRTVMRVPLIIVNSIAIILLLLFG; this is translated from the exons ATGGCCTTTACGCTGTACTCGCTGCTGCAGGCGGCCCTGCTGTGCGTCAATGCCGTCGCCGTGCTGCACGAGGAGCGATTCCTCAAGAACA TTGGCTGGGCAACAGACCAGGGAATTGGTGGATTTGGAGAAGAGCCAGGAATTAAATCTCAGCTAATGAACCTTATTCGATCTGTGAGAACTGTGATGAGAG tgccATTGATAATAGTAAACTCAATTGCGATTATATTACTTTTACTATTTGGGTGA